Proteins found in one Magnolia sinica isolate HGM2019 chromosome 5, MsV1, whole genome shotgun sequence genomic segment:
- the LOC131245138 gene encoding plastidial pyruvate kinase 4, chloroplastic, which yields MMLHALSVHVVTNQSSLANHGVQRVNPPDFACLKQNGRWPQPTHRIPLPTAGFGKYVIQLLVKPKGRSKKNLVVFATLPGNDEPERSSWKPYSHDEMLNSIFQASGNDLSPEDSDMEFVESVIDSDTEDQNCLLHPKQGTFGDPVNHQGDLLDKLKALHLHVSAMEQWNASRLKICHKTYLASATNLIHYLALQCLDIHQLKEDLSSIGLLNLETINPHARASITAGIQMLESLTSNSVNAIEDTDRTATVKMDKQGLISTQGGLDCESKQEFTINTLRRMTSYHAESLFGPPLNGRSSHIMVTVGREAIHRETLISDLLKAGANVFRINCAHDGPSVWSEIIGHVKSSSQMLEKSCRILMDLAGPKLRTGILKAGPNVIKISPQEDSVGDVIFPAQVWLSYEGCNPPPHLSPDAILLLDDQWYLGQLEAGCVVRFSDVRGRKRALKISQKFQVFGGFGFMANCSRTAYVGLGTELYIKGKKRNISLGQVVSVPAVEQFIRLKVGDLLTISRDPCLSSNEVDNSAMGAPRITCSSGRLFDSVKPGEPIAFDDGRIWGVIQGVSLSEIIVSITRASPKGSKLGSEKSINIPRSEMQFEGLTSKDLMDLDFVAANADMVGISFIRDVRDVVIVQRELEKRNLRKLGIVLKIETQSGFEKLPLLLMQAMQLPNPLGVMIARGDLAVECGWDRLADMQEEILSICSAAHVPVIWATQVLESLVKSGLPTRAEITDVANGMRASCIMLNKGKHIVEAVSTLDSIAQSCSSRRKKMKPELKPLVPSSNLNP from the exons ATGATGCTGCATGCACTTTCAGTTCACGTAGTTACTAACCAAAGTTCACTTGCAAACCAT GGAGTTCAGAGAGTTAATCCCCCAGATTTTGCTTGTCTCAAACAAAACGGACGATGGCCACAACCAACACATCGAATTCCTTTACCAACTGCAGGTTTTGGGAAGTACGTCATCCAACTTCTTGTGAAACCAAAAGGAAGGTCCAAGAAAAACCTTGTGGTCTTTGCCACTCTACCTGGGAATGATGAACCTGAACGAAGCAGTTGGAAACCTTATAGTCATGATGAAATGCttaattcaatctttcaagcctCAGGAAATGATCTTAGTCCTGAGGATTCAGATATGGAATTTGTTGAATCAGTCATCGACTCAGATACAGAGGACCAAAACTGTCTTCTACACCCTAAGCAAGGGACTTTTGGGGATCCCGTGAATCATCAAGGAGATCTTCTTGACAAACTAAAAGCTTTGCATTTGCATGTATCAGCAATGGAACAATGGAACGCTTCTCGACTAAAAATATGCCACAA AACTTACTTGGCAAGCGCAACAAACTTAATACATTATCTGGCATTGCAATGCCTTGACATCCACCAACTCAAAGAAGACCTTTCTTCCATAGGTCTTTTGAATTTAGAAACCATCAATCCGCATGCTCGTGCAAGTATCACTGCTGGCATTCAGATGTTGGAAAGCCTGACATCTAATTCGGTGAATGCAATAGAGGATACTGACCGGACAGCAACTGTAAAGATGGATAAGCAGGGCCTTATATCTACTCAGGGAGGTTTGGACTGTGAAAGCAAGCAAGAGTTCACCATAAATACATTGAGGAGAATGACATCTTACCATGCGGAGTCACTGTTTGGTCCACCTTTGAATGGGAGATCTTCCCACATTATGGTAACTGTTGGTCGTGAAGCAATTCACAGGGAAACACTTATAAGCGATCTTCTCAAGGCAGGGGCGAATGTATTCCGAATTAACTGTGCTCATGATGGCCCCAGTGTTTGGAGTGAGATCATCGGGCATGTAAAGAGCAGCTCCCAGATGCTGGAAAAGTCATGTCGCATTCTCATGGATTTAGCTGGACCAAAGCTGAGGACTGGTATATTGAAGGCGGGTCCGAATGTGATAAAAATATCTCCGCAGGAGGATTCTGTAGGAGATGTGATCTTCCCTGCTCAGGTTTGGTTGTCTTATGAAGGGTGTAATCCCCCTCCTCACTTATCACCTGATGCAATCCTGTTGTTAGATGATCAATGGTATCTAGGCCAGCTAGAGGCGGGTTGTGTTGTGAGATTTTCTGATGTTAGAGGAAGAAAGAGGGCGCTGAAGATCTCTCAAAAGTTTCAAGTTTTTGGTGGTTTTGGTTTCATGGCTAACTGTTCGAGGACTGCTTATGTCGGGTTGGGAACGGAATTGTATATCAAGGGGAAGAAGAGGAACATTTCACTCGGACAAGTAGTGAGTGTTCCCGCCGTAGAACAGTTTATTCGGCTGAAAGTAGGAGACTTGCTAACCATATCCAGAGACCCTTGTCTATCTTCAAATGAAGTGGATAACTCTGCAATGGGTGCTCCTCGGATAACATGTTCCTCTGGCCGTCTTTTTGACTCCGTTAAACCTGGCGAGCCTATTGCATTCGATGATGGGAGGATTTGGGGAGTTATTCAAGGAGTGAGCCTCTCGGAAATTATTGTTTCTATAACTCGTGCCAGTCCAAAAGGTTCTAAACTCGGTTCGGAGAAATCCATCAATATTCCCAGGAGTGAGATGCAGTTTGAAGGCCTCACTTCGAAGGATCTCATGGATCTTGATTTTGTTGCTGCTAATGCTGACATGGTAGGCATTTCATTCATTAGAGATGTCCGCGATGTTGTCATTGTCCAGCGAGAATTGGAGAAGCGGAATCTTCGGAAATTGGGGATCGTGCTAAAAATCGAGACTCAGAGTGGGTTTGAGAAGCTCCCTCTCTTATTAATGCAGGCGATGCAGTTGCCAAATCCATTGGGTGTCATGATTGCCAGAGGAGACCTTGCAGTTGAATGTGGATGGGATAGGCTGGCTGATATGCAGGAAGAGATTCTTTCCATTTGTAGCGCTGCACACGTTCCGGTCATTTGGGCAACACAGGTTCTAGAGTCGCTTGTTAAATCAGGATTGCCTACTAGAGCTGAGATTACGGATGTGGCCAATGGAATGAG GGCAAGCTGCATCATGCTGAACAAAGGGAAGCATATCGTGGAAGCTGTTTCGACCTTGGACTCGATTGCCCAAAGCTGCAGTTCcagaaggaagaaaatgaagccAGAACTAAAGCCACTTGTACCCTCTAGCAATCTAAATCCATAA